Proteins from a single region of Diorhabda sublineata isolate icDioSubl1.1 chromosome 2, icDioSubl1.1, whole genome shotgun sequence:
- the LOC130440551 gene encoding uncharacterized protein LOC130440551 — MKGLDQIANKKVNIISQYIIKPEPQTLLDTKSLSNANSEVTEHEKTNSSQSPSQRAVTPISSTVRCRRSLFKDVEGLCSTQITPRKQKLMVIVKRKQGRIRKSQKVCKQKGKRIKTLENIAMNNCFKGMPSTISNFMMSQIRCAKRSPHGRRWTLDDKILA, encoded by the exons ATGAAG ggATTGGACCAGATagcaaataaaaaagtaaacatTATATCCCAATATATAATAAAGCCAGAACCACAG acTCTTTTGGATACCAAATCATTAAGTAATGCAAACAGTGAAGTTACTGAACATGAGAAAACAAATTCCTCTCAGTCACCATCCCAACGGGCTGTCACACCAATTTCAAGTACAGTTAGATGTAGAAGGTCTCTTTTTAAGGACGTTGAAGGCTTGTGTTCAACCCAGATAACACCAAGAAAGCAAAAGTTGATGGTTATTGTGAAGAGGAAGCAGGGTCGCAtaagaaaatcacaaaaagtttgCAAACAAAAAGGGAAAAGGATTAAAACTTTAGAAAATATAGCAATGAATAATTGTTTCAAAG GCATGCCATCTACCATATCTAACTTTATGATGTCTCAGATTCGTTGTGCCAAGCGCTCGCCACATGGAAGACGGTGGACACTGGATGACAAAATACTTGCATAA
- the LOC130440634 gene encoding UPF0193 protein EVG1 homolog → MEWPSKNIPKGGFLQPAKCKYTPEKHEFIKLLVQESKMTLSQNKKNNYFLRTGEPFPSKSKIRHQLPEVTIRPGSSKKRSKNDIVNSGVYERERYVPRPCLFDREKEKEKLQNKMAFNGEIVVKKSKVIEKKVNQETKQEVNRFDQLVQEIKEREEWLEEMDRLGQGDKYRQIIELQIQEKVREMNRMKCAS, encoded by the exons ATGGAATGGCCCAGTAAGAATATTCCTAAAGGTGGTTTCTTACAACCAGCCAAATGCAAATATACTCCCGAAAAACATGAATTCATTAAAC ttttggTACAAGAAAGTAAAATGACTCTTtcacaaaataagaaaaacaattaCTTTTTGCGTACCGGCGAGCCTTTTCCTTCAAAATCTAAAATCCGTCACCAGCTGCCGGAAGTAACTATAAGACCGGGTAGTTCGAAGAAACGATCCAAGAATGACATAGTAAATTCCGGAGTTTACGAAAGAGAACGGTATGTACCACGACCTTGTTTATTTGACAGGGAAAAAGAGAAGGAGAAACTACAGAACAAGATGGCATTCAACGGAGAGATAGTGGTCAAAAAATCCAAAGTCATAGAGAAAAAAGTTAATCAGGAAACAAAACAAGAAGTGAATAGATTTGATCAAT tgGTACAAGAAATTAAGGAACGTGAAGAGTGGCTTGAAGAAATGGATCGACTCGGACAGGGTGATAAATATAGACAAATTATAGAATTGCAGATTCAAGAAAAAGTTCGGGAAATGAATAGAATGAAATGTGCAAGTTAA
- the LOC130453387 gene encoding elongation factor 1-beta' translates to MAFGDLKTEKGIKELNSFLEDKSYISGYQLSQADLDTFSQVSKVPGVNLPHALRWYNHVKSYSAEELKSLGITGASPLKSAPTTTTSANDDDDDVDLFASDEEEDAEAAKVREERLKAYAEKKSKKPELIAKSSIVLDVKPWDDETDMKELEKVTRSIEMDGLVWGASKLMPVGYGINKLQIMCVVEDAKVSVDELVEEIEKFEDFVQSVDIAAFNKI, encoded by the exons atggcTTTTGGAGACTTGAAAACTGAAAAAGGTATAAAGGAGCTTAATAGTTTCTTGGAAGACAAAAGTTACATTAGTGg ataccAATTGAGTCAAGCTGATCTTGATACGTTCAGTCAAGTTTCAAAAGTTCCTGGAGTCAATTTACCACATGCATTAAGGTGGTACAATCATGTAAAATCTTATTCGGCCGAAGAACTCAAATCTCTTGGAATTACTGGTGCTAGTCCCTTAAAATCAGCTCCAACTACTACAACTTCTGCtaacgatgatgatgatgatgtagACTTATTCGCTtctgatgaagaagaagatgcGGAAGCAGCAAAG GTTCGTGAAGAAAGATTGAAAGCTTATGCTGAAAAGAAATCTAAAAAGCCAGAACTAATTGCAAAATCCAGTATAGTACTGGATGTAAAACCTTGGGATGATGAGACTGATATGAAAGAGCTGGAAAAAGTGACAAGATCTATTGAAATGGATGGGTTGGTATGGGGTGCATCAAAGTTAATGCCAGTTGGCTATGGTATCAATAAACTTCAGATTATGTGTGTTGTGGAAGATGCCAAGGTATCTGTCGATGAGTTAGTAGAAGAGAttgagaaatttgaagattttgtTCAATCTGTCGATATTGCAGCcttcaacaaaatttaa
- the LOC130453388 gene encoding uncharacterized protein LOC130453388: protein MVLKVIRLFFVIVFCSQVIGRLTQEDLLEWVPYDPNDVPSDAIPTGHTMEDKRIYIGRVHLLDGDKEGYVPSNIIEGEECVYGLLDSDIKYVCQNISILIGKNTYLSDVFWYTARPSYFMSLFDSDEYHPVRVGWEVGTDNGTPFNSSLYFARVYFGGQYWNSKIYTSRPDEEKNNIGYFSYVNFYSGDVECYGGSYYDVLLFKF from the exons ATGGTTCTTAAAGTTATTCGTCTATTTTTTGTGATTGTATTTTGCTCTCAAGTTATTGGAAGATTAACTCAAG AAGATTTGTTGGAATGGGTTCCATACGATCCCAATGATGTGCCTTCAGATGCAATTCCAACTGGTCATACAATGGAGGATAAACGTATTTATATAGGTAGAGTTCATTTGCTCGATGGAGATAAGGAAGGATATGTACCATCAAACATTATTGAAGGAGAAGAATGTGTGTATGGATTATTGGACTCCGATATTAAATATGTCTGTCAAAATATTtcg ATTTTGATTGGAAAGAATACTTATTTATCCGACGTTTTTTGGTATACAGCTAGACCCTCATACTTCATGTCATTATTTGATTCTGACGAATATCATCCCGTCCGAGTTGGTTGGGAAGTAGGAACAGATAATGGCACACCATTCAATTCATCTTTGTATTTTGCACGAGTATATTTTGGTGGGCAATATTGGAATTCGAAAATCTATACTAGCCGACCCGACGAAGAGAAGAATAATATTGGATATTTTTCCTACGTGAATTTTTATAGTGGTGACGTGGAATGTTACGGAGGCAGCTATTACGAcgtgttattatttaaattttaa